One Rosa chinensis cultivar Old Blush chromosome 5, RchiOBHm-V2, whole genome shotgun sequence genomic region harbors:
- the LOC112165783 gene encoding F-box/WD-40 repeat-containing protein At5g21040 translates to MAFECQVNTEVSKNLIDSLDNPLGQLAESNQFHSQIEAENFGVSQVASDSFTKKEKGVISKPKPVSSSKKANPDSCGSKHLLSTDRSITDLPPALISEILNCLDPKELGIVSCASTYLCRLASEHHVWKEFYCERWGLSAAPASLGSGLSDDKSWKEFFVEREFRSKTFMGRYSMEILYGHTEPVRTVFLLASAKIIFTSGYDQTVKMWNMEEGLLIASSRSLGCTIRAVAADTKLLVAGGTDGFIHCWKAIDGSPHLFNIRGPQNENTEFRLWEHQGPITSLALDFTRIYSGSWDMTVRVWDRLSLKCVKVLRHSDWVGGIAPHDTTVASTAGSDVYVWDTSSGNLMTIIHNAHVGKTCSLARNHKGDFLFTGGEDGAIHMYEILSHGLETNEYLVATWIPHSGPVHSLAFEFPWLVSASGDGKLSLIDVRKLLKTRKRASGTSASCVKHGDRSSVEPPQRMLHGFAKNLLSVDIGADRIVCGGEEGVVRIWNFTQALEIERRANALRGIRLENRMRRRKLHVENSSKSGRTDQCSVAAKKNPVTGERSGWHGKRGASGKLRA, encoded by the coding sequence atggCATTTGAATGCCAAGTGAATACTGAGGTTTCTAAGAATTTGATCGACTCTCTAGACAATCCGCTCGGACAATTAGCTGAATCTAACCAATTTCATTCTCAAATTGaagctgaaaattttggtgtttCACAAGTAGCTTCAGATTCAtttactaaaaaagaaaaaggtgtaATTTCAAAACCCAAACCAGTTTCTAGTTCCAAGAAAGCAAATCCGGACTCTTGTGGTTCGAAACACCTTTTGTCAACTGATCGGTCAATCACTGACCTTCCTCCAGCTTTGATATCCGAAATTCTGAATTGCCTTGACCCGAAAGAGCTAGGCATAGTTTCATGTGCATCAACATATCTCTGTAGGCTCGCATCTGAGCACCATGTTTGGAAGGAGTTTTATTGCGAGAGATGGGGACTTTCAGCGGCTCCAGCATCCTTGGGTTCAGGACTTTCTGATGACAAGTCATGGAAGGAGTTTTTTGTCGAAAGGGAGTTTAGGAGCAAGACTTTTATGGGACGGTATAGCATGGAAATTTTGTATGGTCATACTGAACCTGTTCGAACAGTTTTCCTTTTGGCCTCTGCAAAGATCATATTTACGTCAGGTTATGACCAAACCGTAAAAATGTGGAACATGGAAGAAGGGCTGTTGATTGCTTCTTCAAGGTCTCTTGGTTGCACTATCCGTGCAGTTGCTGCAGATACAAAACTCTTGGTTGCTGGTGGCACTGATGGTTTTATCCACTGTTGGAAGGCAATAGACGGGAGTCCACACTTGTTTAATATCAGGGGTCCTCAAAATGAGAATACTGAGTTTCGTCTGTGGGAGCATCAGGGTCCTATAACATCTCTTGCGTTGGATTTTACAAGGATTTACAGTGGTTCGTGGGATATGACTGTTCGTGTATGGGATCGACTTTCACTGAAGTGTGTTAAGGTCCTGCGCCATAGTGATTGGGTCGGGGGAATTGCACCTCATGATACTACAGTTGCTAGCACAGCTGGTTCGGATGTCTATGTCTGGGACACTAGCAGTGGGAATCTGATGACCATTATTCATAACGCTCATGTTGGCAAAACTTGCTCCTTGGCCAGAAACCACAAAGGGGATTTTCTATTCACCGGAGGGGAAGATGGTGCAATTCACATGTATGAAATTCTGAGTCATGGGCTTGAGACTAATGAATATTTGGTTGCAACATGGATCCCTCACTCAGGCCCTGTGCATTCCCTTGCGTTTGAGTTTCCATGGCTTGTTTCTGCTTCTGGTGATGGGAAGCTATCACTAATTGATGTGAGAAAGCTTTTAAAAACTAGAAAGCGTGCTTCAGGGACAAGTGCTTCATGTGTTAAGCATGGAGACCGGAGTAGTGTAGAACCCCCACAGAGAATGCTACATGGATTTGCAAAGAATCTCCTCTCAGTCGACATTGGTGCTGATCGTATTGTTTGCGGGGGTGAGGAAGGTGTTGTTAGGATCTGGAACTTCACACAAGCTCTGGAGATTGAGCGAAGGGCTAATGCTTTAAGAGGAATACGATTAGAGAATAGGATGAGGCGGCGTAAGCTCCATGTAGAGAATAGCAGCAAAAGTGGTCGCACTGATCAATGCTCAGTTGCAGCCAAGAAGAATCCAGTCACTGGTGAAAGGAGTGGTTGGCACGGTAAACGTGGGGCGAGTGGCAAGCTGAGAGCGTAG
- the LOC121048809 gene encoding uncharacterized protein LOC121048809, translated as MAAAIASMTARLATKLSLKEGEEPVDLGNLRVPGKEFLARNFYLVGRLNTCRGLMLDSFRSAVRSMWRLTGTVEVQPRGDRFLFTFTHDRDVARVKKGGPWGFQRAMILLNDYDGFSELSAVRLDFVWIWVTLDGIPPGILTEPTVRLVGGTIGEVLEVDRPALRRGDARVRLVLSIHDPVRLDRRVRVSPSDVLTVRFRYERLLGRCHSCAMLNHGGQRCPRVDELAADAGAEQGSQTAGGPIVPALVFRANVQPSISSPLISTFKVPGLSKKKPVQIRELPALALSGTEGTSTQTQVVGMRRPRAEDAPADGKQAKHGLALEPVTLQPENLGFEFSDAGLVGGKLSQGPKVYKKKGMPRGSRNKVRATSVSATVDDSGSMESGPFDGGSIGMPEKPNGLAEPVSQSE; from the coding sequence ATGGCTGCAGCGATCGCATCCATGACTGCCAGACTTGCGACTAAATTGTCGCTCAAGGAGGGAGAAGAACCAGTTGATTTGGGGAATCTCCGAGTTCCGGGGAAAGAATTTTTGGCTCGGAATTTCTATTTGGTAGGAAGGCTCAATACTTGCAGGGGGCTGATGCTGGATTCATTCCGGAGCGCTGTAAGATCTATGTGGAGGTTGACTGGAACCGTGGAGGTACAACCAAGGGGTGACCGTTTTCTGTTTACATTCACCCATGACAGGGATGTTGCTAGAGTAAAGAAGGGAGGACCGTGGGGCTTCCAACGTGCCATGATTCTCCTGAATGACTACGATGGGTTTTCGGAGCTCTCTGCAGTGAGGTTGGATTTTGTTTGGATCTGGGTTACACTTGATGGCATACCTCCAGGTATTTTGACAGAACCTACCGTCCGGTTGGTTGGTGGCACAATTGGCGAGGTGCTGGAGGTGGATCGTCCGGCGCTGCGTAGGGGCGATGCTCGGGTTAGGCTTGTTCTATCTATCCATGATCCGGTGCGTCTCGACcgtagggttagggtttctccctctgacgtcctaACCGTAAGATTCAGGTATGAAAGGCTCCTTGGGCGCTGCCACTCCTGTGCTATGCTGAATCATGGTGGCCAACGATGCCCTAGGGTGGACGAGTTGGCAGCTGATGCTGGGGCGGAGCAGGGATCACAAACGGCTGGTGGACCGATCGTTCCAGCCCTTGTCTTTAGGGCAAACGTTCAGCCCTCCATCTCTTCTCCATTGATCTCTACTTTCAAGGTCCCTGGCTTGTCGAAGAAGAAACCGGTACAGATTCGTGAGCTTCCTGCGCTTGCGTTGTCTGGTACTGAGGGTACTTCCACCCAAACTCAAGTGGTGGGGATGCGCCGGCCCAGGGCTGAGGATGCTCCTGCGGATGGTAAGCAAGCCAAGCATGGCTTGGCTTTGGAGCCGGTAACCCTGCAACCGGAAAATCTTGGGTTCGAGTTTTCTGATGCAGGTTTGGTAGGTGGGAAGTTGTCTCAAGGCCCTAAGGTCTACAAGAAGAAGGGCATGCCTCGGGGTTCGCGAAACAAAGTCAGAGCGACATCGGTGTCAGCCACCGTGGATGACTCTGGGTCTATGGAGTCGGGGCCCTTTGATGGTGGTTCTATTGGCATGCCTGAGAAGCCTAATGGGCTGGCTGAGCCTGTTTCCCAGTCCGAGTAG